The region GCCAGCGGTCGGTGGTGGCTAGTTCGCGAACCGTGAGTTTGCTGGGCGTGACCTCGAAGTAGAAAAAGGCCTGCGTATCACTGCGAAAGTGGGCTCCGTTGTCGACGTTGAATAGATCGAGGCCCTGTTCCGTGCGCGTCTGCGTGCCGTTCCATTTCAGCACGCTTCGCGAGTGCGTGTGGCCGTACAAAATGGCGATGACGTTGTACTTCGCCAGCGCGGCGTGAAAGCCGCGGGCGTCACAAGGATGCCATTCCTTGGCGGAGTTCTTCGGGTCGGCATCGCAGGGCGTAGAGTAGCGCTGCACGTCGACGTGGTGCGTAATCACCACCGGCCGGCCGCTGTCGCCGACGTTTTTCTGCAAGTCATCCTGCAAAAACTCCAAGCTGTCGAGCGGGTTGTAGCGGCGCGGGTTCTCTTTGTCTTGCGACGAGCCGACGACGATTCCCAGGTTGATGAAATGAACCTGGTGATCGGCCGGTCCCCAATCCCACGAGTAGTGCAGACCGTTGGCAGAGAGATTTTTCAAGCCGGGCCGTTTTTGATTGCGAGCCTTGATTCCGTCAAGCACCAGGCCTGTACCGCGCGGGGCGTCGTGATTGCCATGCACTTCGTAGCAAGGGAATTTCAATTTGCCGTCGCTACCGTTCAGGCCGAAGTCGTGCTCGAAGGCGGCGAACTCCGTGGCTTGCATCTTTTCATGCGCGCCGCCGGATTTGTCACCGGTGTCGATCAGGTCACCCGCGTGAATCACACCATGCAAGGCAGCCACCATTCCGCCGCCGGCCTCAGCAGTAATTGCTTTGCCCGGCAGCGCGTTGAGCGTGCTGATGAGTTGCGAAGTCACCGCGGCCGAATCGGCAAAGAGTTCGCCAGGCGATTCCTTGTTGGCCAGGTAGTGCGTGTCGCTCACCAGCGCAAACGCCACCGGTTTGTCGGTCTCGGCGGCGTGCACCGCCGGCAGTGAGGCTCCCCAGGCGACGGCAGCCGACGTTCCCGCGAGCGAACCGAGCACCTGACGACGCGTGAATTGCTGATTGAGCATGATCGTTCTCGAACTAGAAGCTTACAACAAACCGCGGGCGGAACTCGTAGCGTAAGTCGGCCCCGCGCGCAGCGATAGCCCGCCCCGGCTTGTAGAATGCCGGCTCGCATTTGCTGACGTTGTTCGCTTGATTTACGCAACCTTGAATGCACCCTCCCATGCGATTCCTCTGCACACTTTGCCTTGGCGTTTTGTTCGTCGGTTGTTCTGGAGCGCCCTCGCGCGTTATTCCCGAAGCCCCCGCCAGGAATGCAGCGGCTACGGCCATCGAACAATTCGATGCCGATAAAGATGGCCTGCTGAGCGAACAGGAACTGGCCAAGGCGCCGGGATTGAAAGCTGGCCTGAAGCAAGGCGATACCGATCAAGATGGCAAGCTTTCGGCGGCGGAGATCAACGGGCGAATCGCGGCCTGGGCCAACACCAAGGTGGCGCGGATGCAGCTAGTGCTCATGATCACACGCCACGGCCAACCGCTGGCCAGCGCCGACGTAAAGATCGTTCCCGAGTCCTTTTTAGGAACCGCCTTGCAAGCCGGCGCCGGCCAGACCAATGCTCAGGGTCGGGTTATGCCCAGCGCACCTGAATCGGACGATAAGCCGCACGGCCTGGCGCCTGGCTACTATCGCATTGAAATCCAAACCGCCAACGGCGACATCCCCGCCGCGTTCAACACGGCCACGACGCTAGGAGTGGAGATGGCTCCCGATTCGAACATTCT is a window of Anatilimnocola floriformis DNA encoding:
- a CDS encoding metallophosphoesterase — its product is MLNQQFTRRQVLGSLAGTSAAVAWGASLPAVHAAETDKPVAFALVSDTHYLANKESPGELFADSAAVTSQLISTLNALPGKAITAEAGGGMVAALHGVIHAGDLIDTGDKSGGAHEKMQATEFAAFEHDFGLNGSDGKLKFPCYEVHGNHDAPRGTGLVLDGIKARNQKRPGLKNLSANGLHYSWDWGPADHQVHFINLGIVVGSSQDKENPRRYNPLDSLEFLQDDLQKNVGDSGRPVVITHHVDVQRYSTPCDADPKNSAKEWHPCDARGFHAALAKYNVIAILYGHTHSRSVLKWNGTQTRTEQGLDLFNVDNGAHFRSDTQAFFYFEVTPSKLTVRELATTDRWQTANWTPQVWTRELKKA